One region of Bacterioplanoides sp. SCSIO 12839 genomic DNA includes:
- a CDS encoding DNA ligase: MHSYLVVTALVTVSLLFSLFPLWAASGQLAPPPLMLATHYISGIDVRKYYVSEKLDGVRAYWDGRQLYTRSGRVIPAPLWFVAGLPTTRLDGELWLGRGRFEEMSSLVRTIQPVDQSWREVKFMVYDLPEMVAPFHERYWLLKTLVAEQGTPWLKALTQKKVVNEAALNDWLQQVVAAGGEGLMLRHGRALYQVKRSQDLLKLKPRDDAEATVIDYVAGEGKYRGMVGALVVRDQQGREFRLGSGLTDAQRQTPPAIGSEVTYSYNGLTNTGLPRFARFVRVRPDE, from the coding sequence TATCTTGTCGTCACCGCTTTAGTCACTGTGTCACTGCTGTTTTCACTGTTCCCTCTTTGGGCTGCTTCCGGGCAACTGGCGCCACCCCCTTTGATGCTCGCCACTCATTACATCAGTGGCATTGATGTTCGTAAATATTATGTCAGTGAAAAACTCGATGGGGTTCGTGCCTATTGGGATGGCCGTCAACTGTACACTCGCAGTGGCCGGGTTATTCCTGCACCGTTATGGTTTGTGGCGGGGCTGCCAACGACTCGGTTGGATGGTGAACTCTGGCTGGGGCGAGGTCGTTTTGAGGAAATGAGTTCGCTGGTGCGAACGATCCAACCGGTTGATCAATCATGGCGAGAGGTCAAATTTATGGTGTATGACCTGCCGGAGATGGTGGCACCGTTTCATGAACGTTATTGGTTGCTGAAAACTCTGGTTGCTGAGCAGGGAACCCCTTGGCTAAAAGCACTGACTCAAAAAAAAGTAGTCAACGAAGCCGCGTTAAATGACTGGCTGCAGCAGGTTGTTGCGGCTGGTGGTGAAGGTCTGATGTTACGCCATGGGCGTGCTTTATATCAGGTGAAACGCAGTCAGGACTTACTCAAATTAAAGCCGCGTGATGATGCGGAAGCTACGGTAATTGATTATGTTGCCGGTGAAGGTAAATATCGCGGTATGGTCGGCGCATTGGTTGTACGGGATCAACAGGGCCGTGAATTCCGCTTAGGCTCAGGTTTAACGGATGCCCAGCGTCAGACCCCGCCAGCGATTGGCTCTGAGGTGACTTATTCCTACAACGGTTTAACCAATACCGGCTTACCCAGGTTCGCCCGTTTTGTGCGCGTACGGCCAGATGAATAA